The following proteins are co-located in the Gloeocapsa sp. PCC 7428 genome:
- a CDS encoding cupin-like domain-containing protein — protein sequence MLKIADSIARIDVAEITPDIFIEKYQKTGTPVTIAGLLPAINWNLEYLCEKLGDQTFLFRNYGNSRYQQDKRDWKNIGSGVALQSMQFTEYAELLRDRTAHENDIYLGKCSIKDTILAQTPALQIIGSQLGLTKPATDFNLYMGPGGHSSGLHYDSVDGTLMQMYGEKRVVLFPPSQTYNLYPFPVYRHIRYGLKLRSWFSRVSLAQPDLISFPRFKMALQHRYEVILKQGETLFIPMGWWHEVTALGDDMVCSVNRFWRVYPTSRVVQSWNRWRAVCGHICALPHIGMSLAIALSGSNRKQKLSKILHRL from the coding sequence ATGCTCAAAATAGCCGATTCTATAGCAAGGATTGATGTAGCTGAGATAACACCTGATATATTTATTGAAAAGTATCAGAAAACCGGTACACCAGTTACGATCGCTGGCTTATTACCCGCGATAAATTGGAATTTAGAATATCTCTGCGAAAAGTTAGGCGATCAAACATTTTTGTTCAGAAATTACGGTAATTCTAGATATCAGCAAGATAAACGCGATTGGAAGAATATTGGTAGTGGAGTCGCTTTGCAAAGTATGCAGTTTACCGAGTATGCCGAATTGTTACGCGATCGCACTGCGCACGAAAACGACATTTATTTAGGTAAATGCTCTATAAAAGATACTATTCTCGCACAAACACCTGCATTACAAATTATTGGCAGTCAACTTGGTTTAACTAAGCCCGCGACGGATTTCAATTTGTATATGGGACCTGGCGGACATTCATCAGGTTTACATTACGACTCAGTGGACGGTACACTAATGCAAATGTATGGTGAGAAAAGAGTTGTGTTGTTTCCTCCTTCTCAGACATATAATCTCTATCCGTTCCCCGTTTATCGTCATATACGCTACGGTTTGAAATTACGTTCTTGGTTCAGCCGCGTATCACTCGCCCAACCAGATTTAATATCCTTTCCGCGATTTAAGATGGCGCTGCAACATAGATATGAAGTCATTCTCAAGCAAGGCGAAACACTCTTTATTCCTATGGGGTGGTGGCATGAAGTGACAGCATTAGGCGACGATATGGTGTGTTCAGTGAATCGATTCTGGCGCGTCTATCCGACGTCAAGAGTCGTACAGTCTTGGAATCGATGGCGTGCAGTTTGCGGACATATTTGTGCATTACCACATATCGGTATGAGTCTTGCGATCGCACTTTCTGGCAGTAACAGAAAACAAAAACTCAGTAAAATTCTTCATAGATTATAA
- a CDS encoding GH3 auxin-responsive promoter family protein, translated as MSSFVQKVLLYATQQRKNIFVKKTHNALSLQEQFLINLLDFHKNTELGKEYSLNDITTIEQFQQRIPIWEYSSYEPYIQRMAQGEKNILTPDPVVYFNTTSGSTGKQKLIPVTQYFQSTLRRANFTSIGFLDTALRSRNLNFGKLLVTNTAKITGQTASGIAYGPGGTGVIRMNKILYQQLFAHPYTLLEVSDSVSRHYLCLLFALRDESMRGMIANFPMLILRTCQYLERYAKDLIHDLEFGQIASWLNLEPEIRKTLEKQFFAVPSRAAQLKSILRNNGKLTPKLAWSNLSFIATARGGTSNFYFHRFPDYLEDTPIFGAVYASAEGTFSIYSDLNTDGSILAIESGFFEFIPQDQWEEAHPKTLLATEVKVGQLYRILMTNYSGLYRYDNGDVIEVVGFYNKTPLITFRYRRGGLLSSTTEKTTESHATHVMQALQQEFGLALEDFCITLTDNDFPAHYLVNIELIGDRPLSNPQTFLAGFDQKLKEINVYYGAKRRDQVPPPRLRILAPGSFAIIRQRQLQKGIPDSQLKFPHISEDRNFLSGLTIEQEFRLPEDV; from the coding sequence ATGTCAAGTTTTGTTCAAAAAGTCTTACTGTATGCTACTCAACAGCGGAAGAATATTTTTGTCAAAAAAACTCATAACGCTTTAAGTTTGCAGGAACAATTCTTAATTAATCTTTTAGATTTTCATAAAAATACAGAGTTAGGAAAAGAGTATTCATTAAATGACATTACTACTATCGAGCAGTTTCAACAACGAATTCCGATTTGGGAATATAGCAGCTATGAACCTTATATCCAGCGCATGGCACAAGGTGAAAAAAATATTTTGACACCCGATCCTGTCGTATATTTTAATACGACGAGTGGTTCGACTGGAAAGCAGAAATTAATTCCTGTCACGCAATACTTTCAAAGTACATTAAGACGAGCTAATTTCACAAGTATTGGTTTTCTCGATACGGCGCTGCGATCGCGCAATTTGAATTTTGGCAAATTATTAGTGACTAATACAGCAAAGATTACTGGGCAGACTGCAAGTGGAATTGCATATGGTCCTGGAGGTACAGGAGTAATACGGATGAATAAAATACTGTATCAACAGCTATTCGCCCATCCATATACACTGCTTGAAGTTTCTGATAGCGTTAGCCGACATTACCTCTGTTTGCTGTTTGCATTAAGAGATGAATCGATGCGAGGCATGATTGCTAACTTTCCTATGCTTATTCTACGTACTTGCCAGTATTTAGAACGCTATGCTAAGGATTTAATTCACGATCTCGAGTTTGGGCAAATTGCTAGTTGGTTAAACTTAGAACCCGAAATACGTAAGACTTTAGAAAAGCAATTTTTTGCTGTCCCAAGCCGTGCGGCTCAACTTAAATCTATATTGAGAAATAATGGTAAACTCACACCAAAACTTGCTTGGTCTAACTTATCTTTTATTGCAACCGCACGTGGAGGAACATCTAATTTTTATTTTCATAGGTTTCCTGATTACTTAGAGGATACTCCAATATTTGGTGCAGTTTATGCTTCAGCTGAAGGGACATTTAGTATTTATTCTGACCTCAATACAGATGGAAGTATTTTGGCGATTGAAAGTGGCTTTTTTGAATTTATCCCTCAAGACCAGTGGGAAGAAGCACATCCTAAAACTTTGCTAGCTACAGAAGTCAAAGTAGGTCAACTTTACCGCATACTCATGACAAACTATAGTGGTTTATACCGTTATGATAATGGCGACGTTATAGAAGTTGTCGGTTTTTACAATAAAACTCCTTTAATTACCTTTCGGTATCGTCGTGGAGGTCTACTATCTTCTACTACCGAGAAAACAACCGAGTCTCACGCAACGCACGTTATGCAAGCTTTACAACAAGAGTTTGGTTTAGCCTTAGAGGATTTTTGCATTACTTTAACAGATAATGATTTTCCGGCGCATTATTTAGTCAATATTGAACTAATCGGCGATCGCCCGCTGAGTAACCCGCAAACATTTTTAGCCGGATTTGACCAAAAACTGAAAGAAATTAATGTCTACTATGGTGCGAAACGTCGAGATCAAGTACCACCACCGCGATTGCGTATTTTAGCACCTGGAAGTTTCGCGATAATTCGTCAGCGTCAATTACAAAAAGGAATTCCCGATTCGCAATTAAAATTTCCTCATATTAGCGAAGACCGCAATTTTCTTTCGGGACTCACCATAGAACAAGAATTTAGACTACCAGAAGATGTCTAG
- a CDS encoding sterol desaturase family protein, producing the protein MNALTISIAVVCFIAAFVLASLVEYWLHRLMHVSQQIGERHRDHHRRNEGQGVIWEFRDYVRGSFIVMIAVFFLSLEAGIGWFLGGLIYAAFSAYAHQLQHENPTKCFWMKMPVHYVHHKYGMWHHNFGLAVDWWDRVFGTYKPVEWLTEEELSQPKRGYLQLRWW; encoded by the coding sequence ATGAACGCGTTAACTATTTCTATCGCAGTTGTTTGTTTTATTGCAGCGTTCGTCCTAGCAAGTTTGGTAGAATACTGGTTGCATCGGTTGATGCACGTTTCGCAGCAAATTGGCGAACGTCACCGCGATCATCACCGTCGCAATGAAGGACAAGGCGTCATCTGGGAATTTCGCGATTATGTGCGCGGTAGCTTTATTGTAATGATTGCTGTATTTTTCCTTTCTTTAGAAGCCGGAATTGGTTGGTTTCTAGGAGGATTAATTTATGCTGCATTCTCAGCTTATGCACATCAACTACAGCACGAAAACCCCACAAAGTGCTTTTGGATGAAAATGCCCGTTCATTATGTCCATCATAAGTATGGTATGTGGCATCACAACTTTGGTTTAGCTGTCGATTGGTGGGATCGCGTTTTTGGAACGTACAAGCCTGTAGAATGGCTGACCGAAGAGGAATTATCGCAACCAAAACGCGGTTACTTACAGTTGCGGTGGTGGTAG
- a CDS encoding B12-binding domain-containing radical SAM protein has translation MRVLLLYPLFPKSFWSFDRALELIGRKVSLPPLGMITVAAILPQTWEFRLVDRNVREETEADWAWADLVIISGMIVQKPDMLHLIREAKRRGKLVAVGGPYVTSVPDAAQEAGADFLVLDEGEITLPLLVAALEQGETSGIFTAKGDKPDVTITPIPRFDLLDLNAYNEMSVQFSRGCPFQCEFCDIIVLYGRKPRTKTPAQLIAELQTLYDLGWRRSVFMVDDNFIGNKRNVKLLLRELGPWMAEHQYPFRLATEASVDLAQDDELLALMVAANFTAVFLGIETPDTDSLALTHKFQNTRNSLIESVQKINSAGLSVMAGFILGFDDEKPGAGDRIINFVEATAIPKAMFGLLQALPNTALWQRLHKEGRLLEAKQETEGHQMTLTNFVPTRPLPELAREYVSCFWELYEPRRYLSRVYRHFMAMKPAPHKAPFRMLEPIEMRAVLIICWRQGFKRNTRFQFWKQLFSIMRHNPGVFVPYLSNCALIEHFIQYRQIVRDEIEAQLATLLEEESREDMAEKTYAVSPK, from the coding sequence ATGCGTGTACTACTTTTATATCCACTTTTCCCTAAATCTTTCTGGTCATTCGATCGCGCACTAGAATTGATTGGGCGTAAGGTCTCCCTACCCCCATTGGGGATGATTACCGTAGCAGCTATTTTGCCTCAAACGTGGGAATTTCGCCTCGTAGATCGGAATGTACGCGAAGAAACCGAAGCAGATTGGGCTTGGGCAGATTTAGTGATTATTTCTGGAATGATTGTCCAAAAACCTGATATGCTTCATCTGATTCGCGAGGCAAAGCGACGGGGTAAATTGGTAGCGGTGGGTGGTCCTTATGTGACTTCTGTACCAGACGCAGCGCAGGAAGCGGGGGCAGATTTTCTCGTTTTAGACGAAGGCGAAATTACTCTACCACTTCTGGTTGCGGCACTTGAACAGGGTGAAACGTCAGGAATTTTCACTGCCAAAGGCGATAAACCTGATGTGACTATTACGCCAATTCCAAGGTTCGATCTCCTCGATCTCAACGCATATAACGAGATGTCTGTGCAATTTTCGCGGGGCTGTCCTTTTCAGTGCGAATTCTGCGACATTATTGTACTGTATGGACGTAAACCTCGGACTAAAACACCAGCACAGCTGATCGCCGAGTTACAGACACTTTACGATCTAGGTTGGCGGCGTTCGGTTTTTATGGTCGATGACAATTTTATTGGTAACAAGCGGAATGTCAAGCTGTTGCTACGCGAACTTGGTCCTTGGATGGCAGAACATCAGTATCCATTTCGCCTCGCAACTGAAGCATCAGTAGACTTAGCCCAAGACGATGAATTATTGGCGTTGATGGTTGCGGCGAACTTTACAGCGGTATTTTTGGGAATAGAAACGCCGGATACGGATAGTCTGGCGCTAACCCACAAGTTTCAAAATACACGCAATTCGCTGATCGAGTCAGTGCAGAAAATTAACTCTGCCGGCTTAAGTGTCATGGCAGGTTTCATTTTAGGATTTGATGATGAAAAACCTGGCGCAGGCGATCGCATTATCAATTTTGTCGAAGCAACCGCAATTCCTAAAGCAATGTTTGGGCTATTACAAGCCTTGCCAAATACTGCACTATGGCAACGACTACACAAAGAAGGACGACTTTTAGAGGCAAAGCAAGAAACCGAAGGTCATCAGATGACTCTCACTAACTTTGTACCTACGCGCCCTTTACCAGAGTTAGCCCGCGAGTATGTCAGTTGTTTCTGGGAACTGTATGAACCGCGTCGCTATCTATCAAGAGTGTACCGTCACTTTATGGCAATGAAGCCAGCCCCGCATAAAGCACCGTTTCGGATGTTGGAACCTATAGAGATGCGCGCTGTATTGATTATCTGCTGGCGACAGGGTTTTAAACGTAATACTCGATTTCAGTTTTGGAAACAACTGTTTAGCATAATGCGTCACAATCCTGGCGTTTTTGTTCCTTATTTGAGTAACTGCGCATTAATTGAACACTTTATTCAATATCGGCAAATCGTTCGCGACGAAATTGAAGCACAATTAGCTACGTTGTTAGAAGAAGAATCAAGGGAAGATATGGCAGAGAAAACCTATGCTGTATCGCCAAAATAA
- a CDS encoding SDR family oxidoreductase, producing the protein MTQLKPINQQVVAIVGASSGIGRETALQFAKRGAKVVVAARSESGLRSLVEEIQRMGGDAIYVIADVSDFEQVKAIADKTVQVYGRIDTWVHAAATGVLAPFEKITPEEFKRVIDVNLNGQAYGAMAALPHLKREGRGAFISISSVEARRAIPLQSPYSASKHGVEGLLESLRVELMHEGIPISVTNIMPSVINTPYYNKVRTKLGVKPTGVPPYYQPSLVADAILYAAEHPTRDFIVGDVGKVVDLLQKVSPQLFDALLLIIGFPGQRTNEPKSEDAPHNVFEPIEGYDRVEGDFSNLTIPSFTDWLDKNPPLKWGAVAAATLGIATVLKALLPGNDA; encoded by the coding sequence GTGACTCAGCTTAAACCAATAAATCAACAAGTTGTTGCGATTGTCGGCGCTTCGAGTGGAATTGGTAGAGAGACAGCTTTACAATTCGCCAAGCGTGGGGCGAAGGTCGTCGTTGCAGCAAGAAGTGAATCAGGATTGCGATCGCTTGTCGAAGAAATTCAACGTATGGGCGGCGACGCGATCTATGTTATTGCGGATGTAAGTGATTTTGAGCAGGTAAAAGCGATCGCAGACAAAACCGTACAAGTTTACGGTAGAATAGACACCTGGGTTCATGCAGCTGCGACAGGTGTACTCGCACCATTCGAGAAGATCACCCCAGAAGAATTTAAGCGCGTTATTGACGTCAACCTTAATGGGCAAGCGTATGGCGCAATGGCTGCATTACCACACCTTAAACGCGAAGGACGTGGCGCATTCATTAGCATTTCTTCAGTAGAGGCAAGACGCGCGATTCCACTACAAAGCCCTTATTCTGCCTCAAAACACGGTGTAGAAGGACTTTTAGAATCTCTGCGTGTCGAATTGATGCACGAAGGCATTCCCATTAGCGTAACAAACATTATGCCTTCAGTAATTAATACACCTTACTACAATAAAGTTCGCACGAAATTAGGTGTAAAACCGACAGGAGTACCGCCATACTATCAGCCTAGCTTAGTTGCGGATGCTATTTTGTATGCTGCTGAACATCCGACACGCGATTTTATCGTAGGAGATGTCGGCAAGGTCGTCGATCTGTTACAGAAAGTTTCGCCACAACTATTTGACGCATTGTTGCTGATCATCGGTTTTCCTGGACAACGAACCAACGAACCAAAATCAGAAGATGCACCACACAACGTATTTGAACCGATTGAAGGCTACGACCGAGTAGAGGGAGACTTCAGCAATCTTACGATACCAAGTTTCACCGACTGGCTCGATAAAAATCCACCACTTAAGTGGGGCGCTGTAGCGGCTGCGACATTGGGAATTGCTACCGTTTTAAAAGCCTTGTTACCTGGAAACGACGCATAA
- a CDS encoding methyltransferase: MLTSPQPLKDIFFCPEESDFYAFCIESLVLNRCSASKAIIEFGSGDGSPVIKSLLRTRFPGVIHGFEINHLAYEAAQSKIEAFGLTSHYIIHNASFFEAAHQAEYLISNPPYLPAKDNKIYQPFLHGGIDGITITQKLLSLAYENVLVMISSYSNPESLIDYAITKGYGTADFIVSPLKFGYYSSDPKVQQRITELRKNNQAFYSDNIYMLAGVLFTKQHKLTSDLSKELVQVMTAL; this comes from the coding sequence ATGCTCACTTCACCCCAGCCGCTCAAAGATATTTTCTTTTGCCCAGAAGAGTCTGATTTTTATGCATTTTGTATAGAATCACTAGTATTAAATCGTTGTTCTGCTTCAAAAGCAATCATTGAATTTGGCTCTGGTGATGGTAGTCCAGTTATTAAATCACTGCTGCGAACAAGATTTCCTGGTGTAATACATGGATTTGAAATCAATCATTTGGCTTACGAAGCCGCCCAATCTAAAATCGAAGCCTTTGGCTTGACAAGTCATTATATAATACATAATGCCTCATTTTTTGAGGCAGCACATCAAGCCGAGTATTTAATCTCAAATCCTCCGTACCTTCCAGCCAAGGATAATAAAATCTATCAACCATTTCTGCATGGAGGAATTGATGGAATTACGATTACACAAAAGCTTTTATCTTTGGCTTATGAAAATGTACTCGTCATGATTTCCAGTTACTCTAATCCCGAAAGCCTCATAGATTATGCAATAACAAAAGGGTATGGTACTGCTGATTTTATCGTTTCACCCTTAAAGTTTGGTTATTACAGTTCCGATCCTAAAGTTCAACAAAGAATTACCGAGTTGAGGAAAAATAATCAGGCTTTTTATTCAGATAATATTTATATGTTAGCAGGTGTTTTATTTACAAAGCAGCACAAATTGACATCTGATTTATCGAAAGAATTAGTTCAAGTGATGACAGCCTTATAA
- a CDS encoding rhodanese-like domain-containing protein produces MTIELDNKIIWGLIVMFLGVVGLLNWRSLAFAILKRLIRRNYPTVQSLTTQELAQWHKSQQPQPILLDARNAAEYELSHLQQARHIDPQQPDLSALPQSLETPIVVYCSVGYRSAKVATKLTEAGYTHVYNLEGSIFQWVNEGRPVFQDDNVTTQVHPYDRRWGQLLKPKYRAKLTTEK; encoded by the coding sequence ATGACGATTGAGTTGGATAACAAGATTATTTGGGGCTTAATAGTCATGTTTTTGGGAGTTGTCGGGTTGTTGAATTGGCGATCGCTTGCTTTTGCGATTTTGAAACGTCTGATTAGGCGTAACTATCCTACAGTTCAATCATTAACAACCCAAGAATTAGCACAATGGCATAAATCTCAACAGCCACAGCCTATTTTACTTGACGCCCGCAATGCCGCAGAATATGAACTTAGTCATCTGCAACAAGCGCGACACATTGATCCCCAGCAACCTGATTTATCAGCTTTACCTCAATCGCTAGAGACACCGATTGTCGTTTATTGCTCAGTAGGCTATCGTAGCGCAAAAGTCGCGACCAAGTTAACTGAGGCTGGTTACACGCACGTATACAACCTGGAGGGTAGTATCTTTCAATGGGTTAATGAAGGGCGTCCCGTCTTTCAAGATGACAATGTGACAACGCAAGTTCATCCCTACGATCGCCGTTGGGGACAACTTCTCAAACCCAAGTATCGCGCAAAACTTACAACTGAGAAATAA
- a CDS encoding amidohydrolase family protein, with product MYQGLPVIDADAHKLENPLVMRDYIEPEYRDRIGLVIDSLGDQRARIVDFNPVTGKNDLMRMFPQPQGMGKGGFRNLHPETTLGAMFNRIRIEHMDREGIDVHVIYGTLNLIFSSIIDKDLAIALCRAYNTYMADDCRGYDNRLKPIGVIPLQDVDAAVAEMHRCVNELGMISVAVAPNMPIPHPKAPEAFPEIRSCKTISHPDFRPILQAAVDLNIGLGIHGGPGSYMVGGISDYTETFVLTHIFVQRNQQQLALARMVFDGAFEQFPTLRVGFLEGGCGWVPDLAHAFHEHWEKRIRDFDPKHPYRPSLMEFTKLMIQERGTHNNVNLISQAKNLFDLLWNKQHDPTKIEDVSLYEHYDLRHRDPLEYFERGQIFTSFESDDPGPAYLHIAMGETGKHLACFSGDYGHWDGVLQNCVHDAATVADYDREHLGLLLGGNALALYGDRLRQSLPNHLLTQTALP from the coding sequence ATGTATCAAGGTTTACCTGTTATTGATGCAGACGCTCATAAGCTCGAAAATCCATTGGTAATGCGCGATTATATTGAGCCAGAGTATCGCGATCGCATTGGTTTGGTGATTGATAGCTTAGGCGATCAACGCGCCAGAATTGTTGACTTTAACCCTGTAACCGGAAAAAACGACTTGATGCGAATGTTTCCCCAACCACAGGGGATGGGTAAAGGCGGTTTTCGCAATTTGCATCCGGAAACAACTTTAGGCGCAATGTTCAATCGCATCCGCATCGAACACATGGATCGCGAAGGCATTGACGTTCATGTCATTTACGGGACATTAAATTTAATATTTTCGAGCATTATTGATAAAGACTTGGCGATCGCGCTGTGCCGTGCCTATAACACCTACATGGCGGATGACTGTCGCGGCTACGATAACCGATTGAAACCTATTGGCGTGATTCCGCTACAAGATGTTGATGCCGCAGTTGCAGAGATGCATCGTTGTGTGAATGAACTAGGGATGATTAGCGTCGCGGTTGCGCCAAATATGCCAATTCCGCACCCCAAAGCACCCGAAGCTTTCCCCGAAATCCGCAGTTGCAAAACAATTAGCCATCCAGACTTTCGCCCGATTCTGCAAGCCGCAGTTGATTTAAATATTGGCTTGGGAATTCACGGCGGACCTGGTTCCTACATGGTAGGCGGCATTTCAGATTATACTGAAACTTTTGTCCTCACGCATATTTTCGTACAACGCAACCAACAACAGTTAGCATTAGCGCGGATGGTCTTTGATGGTGCATTCGAGCAATTTCCTACGCTACGCGTTGGGTTTCTAGAAGGTGGTTGCGGTTGGGTTCCCGATTTAGCCCATGCATTCCACGAACATTGGGAAAAGCGCATTCGTGACTTTGATCCGAAACATCCTTATCGCCCATCACTGATGGAATTTACCAAGTTGATGATTCAAGAACGCGGAACGCACAATAACGTTAACTTGATTAGTCAAGCGAAAAACCTGTTCGATTTATTGTGGAACAAGCAACACGATCCCACGAAGATTGAAGATGTAAGTTTGTACGAACATTACGATTTACGCCACCGCGATCCCTTAGAATACTTTGAGCGCGGACAAATTTTCACTTCGTTTGAATCCGACGATCCTGGTCCTGCATATCTACACATTGCGATGGGTGAAACTGGCAAACACCTTGCGTGCTTCTCCGGCGATTATGGTCATTGGGATGGCGTTTTACAAAACTGCGTCCACGATGCGGCGACAGTAGCCGATTACGATCGCGAACACTTAGGCTTACTGCTAGGTGGAAACGCCTTGGCATTATACGGCGATCGCCTGCGCCAATCATTACCAAATCATCTCCTCACACAAACCGCACTACCCTAA
- a CDS encoding FtsX-like permease family protein, translating into MVSVARKNLLEDLPRFLVAQAGIMFAVSLVTIQTGIFNGFTRSTTQIIEHSQADIWVTSESIVHLELSLPIPASTVNDAQKIAGVASAEPLLLRGAIWRNSLREIVLVRIIGFDSSGQLFVPKNITQGSVSALAQPYTVMVDGTNLTTLNVSNVGEVEEIATLPAQVVGLTQGNRSIISNPFVFTSLANANAYANSGQSATLSCKLQAGSSDIQCTNVYTPPDPETTATPKPLAASDLITHVLIQAQPGEDLQALKQRIETALPNTRAFTQAELIRHNQQFWQQRTGIGFILGLSTVVGVIVGVVVVGQILYSSVTDHLKEFGTLKAMGASDWKIYGVIVEQSLWMAILGYVPSMILCYGVGAWTMATQGIMILITPVSAIAVLGVTVLMCVGSAAFAIQKVTRVDPAIVFKA; encoded by the coding sequence ATGGTTTCAGTTGCTCGCAAAAATCTACTAGAAGATCTGCCACGCTTTCTTGTAGCCCAAGCGGGAATCATGTTTGCTGTGAGTTTAGTGACGATTCAAACAGGGATTTTTAATGGGTTTACGCGCTCGACAACACAAATTATTGAACACTCGCAAGCAGACATCTGGGTAACTTCTGAGAGTATTGTACATCTGGAATTATCTTTACCAATCCCTGCCAGCACAGTTAATGACGCGCAAAAAATTGCTGGTGTCGCCAGCGCTGAACCTTTACTCCTTAGAGGTGCAATTTGGCGCAACTCGTTGCGCGAGATTGTCTTAGTGCGAATTATTGGCTTTGATTCGAGTGGGCAATTGTTCGTGCCCAAAAATATCACTCAAGGAAGCGTTAGTGCTTTAGCGCAACCTTACACGGTGATGGTAGATGGCACAAATCTCACAACATTAAATGTAAGTAATGTTGGGGAAGTCGAGGAGATAGCAACTTTGCCAGCACAAGTTGTGGGTTTAACGCAGGGAAATCGCTCAATTATCTCTAATCCTTTCGTATTTACTTCGTTAGCGAATGCCAACGCTTATGCGAATTCGGGTCAAAGTGCAACTTTATCGTGCAAATTACAAGCAGGTTCATCAGATATTCAATGTACTAATGTATATACACCGCCCGATCCTGAGACAACTGCTACACCGAAACCTTTAGCCGCCTCCGACTTAATTACCCATGTCTTGATTCAGGCACAGCCAGGGGAAGATCTACAAGCACTCAAGCAAAGAATAGAAACCGCACTACCCAATACCCGCGCTTTTACGCAAGCCGAACTCATCCGACACAATCAACAGTTTTGGCAGCAGCGCACAGGAATCGGATTTATTTTGGGACTTAGCACGGTTGTGGGTGTGATTGTTGGAGTTGTCGTTGTCGGACAAATTCTTTATTCTTCAGTCACAGACCATTTAAAAGAATTTGGGACGCTTAAGGCAATGGGTGCTTCTGACTGGAAAATTTATGGTGTGATTGTCGAACAATCTTTGTGGATGGCGATTTTAGGGTATGTGCCAAGTATGATTTTGTGCTACGGCGTAGGAGCTTGGACAATGGCAACGCAAGGAATTATGATTTTGATTACACCTGTCAGTGCGATCGCTGTTCTTGGTGTCACTGTATTGATGTGCGTTGGTTCTGCTGCATTTGCCATCCAAAAAGTAACTCGCGTCGATCCGGCGATCGTCTTCAAGGCATGA
- a CDS encoding Mpo1-like protein, with amino-acid sequence MKYFQEAKAHFVASHQHPINQFLHHLTNIVAIAAVVFLFYDWRLTIVCLVFTQVFALGGHAFFEKNEPAFVKYPGITILASMQWSFENWFGVRQVVQHFQQKALSD; translated from the coding sequence GTGAAATACTTCCAAGAGGCAAAAGCCCACTTTGTTGCAAGCCACCAGCACCCGATTAATCAGTTTCTCCATCATTTAACGAATATTGTCGCGATCGCCGCCGTTGTCTTTTTGTTTTACGATTGGCGACTCACCATCGTCTGCTTAGTTTTCACCCAAGTTTTTGCTTTGGGCGGTCATGCTTTTTTTGAGAAAAATGAACCTGCATTTGTCAAGTACCCAGGGATAACAATTTTAGCTTCAATGCAGTGGTCATTCGAGAATTGGTTCGGCGTGCGCCAAGTTGTACAGCACTTTCAGCAAAAAGCTCTGAGCGATTAG